One Bosea sp. 685 DNA segment encodes these proteins:
- the dxs gene encoding 1-deoxy-D-xylulose-5-phosphate synthase, with protein sequence MTKRPFTPLLDRVQTPQDLRKLPESELRQLADELRLETIDAVSVTGGHLGAGLGVVELTVALHHVFNTPDDRLIWDVGHQAYPHKILTGRRERIRTLRQPGGLSGFTKRSESEYDPFGAAHSSTSISAGLGMAVARDLAGKPNNVIAVIGDGAMSAGMAYEAMNNAGALGSRLVVILNDNDMSIAPPVGAMSAYLARLVSGRTYRSLREVAKHLAEKLPRFFHDKAKRTEEYARGFWTGGTLFEELGFYYVGPIDGHNLDHLLPVLRNVRDAGNGPILVHVVTQKGKGYAPAEASADKYHGVVKFDPVTGQQAKAPANAPSYTAVFGNALIKAAREDDKIVAVTAAMPSGTGLDAFAKEFPGRTFDVGIAEQHAVTFAAGLATEGYKPFCAIYSTFLQRAYDQVVHDVAIQKLPVRFALDRAGLVGADGATHAGAFDIAYLACLPDMVVMAAADEAELTHMVATAAAFDEGPIALRYPRGEGVGVEIPQIGVPLEIGRGRVVREGTRVALLSLGTRLAECLMAAEQLGQRGLSTSVVDARFAKPLDEALILRLAREHEILVTVEEGSIGGFGSHVLHLLARNGMLDGGLKVRTLTLPDIFQDQDKPEAMYAQAGLDAAGIVRTVEGALGVPSAIKRA encoded by the coding sequence GTGACCAAGCGCCCCTTCACCCCGCTGCTCGACCGCGTTCAGACGCCTCAGGATCTGCGCAAGCTCCCCGAGAGCGAATTGCGCCAGCTCGCCGATGAATTGCGGCTGGAGACGATCGACGCGGTCTCCGTCACCGGTGGCCATCTCGGCGCGGGGCTCGGCGTGGTCGAGCTCACGGTCGCGCTGCATCACGTCTTCAATACGCCCGATGACCGGCTGATCTGGGATGTCGGCCACCAGGCCTATCCGCACAAGATCCTGACCGGCCGGCGCGAGCGCATCCGGACGCTGCGCCAGCCCGGCGGCCTGTCGGGCTTCACCAAGCGCTCCGAGAGCGAATACGATCCTTTCGGCGCGGCGCATTCCTCGACCTCGATCTCGGCCGGGCTCGGCATGGCGGTGGCGCGCGATCTCGCGGGCAAGCCCAACAATGTCATCGCCGTGATCGGCGACGGCGCGATGTCGGCCGGCATGGCCTATGAGGCGATGAACAATGCCGGCGCGCTCGGCTCGCGCCTCGTCGTCATCCTGAACGACAACGACATGTCGATTGCCCCGCCAGTGGGCGCGATGTCGGCCTATCTCGCCAGGCTCGTCTCGGGCCGGACCTATCGCTCGCTGCGCGAGGTCGCCAAGCATCTGGCCGAGAAGCTGCCGCGCTTCTTCCACGACAAGGCCAAGCGCACGGAAGAATATGCGCGCGGGTTCTGGACCGGCGGCACGCTGTTCGAGGAACTCGGCTTCTACTATGTCGGGCCGATCGACGGGCATAATCTCGACCATCTCCTGCCCGTGCTGCGCAATGTGCGCGACGCCGGCAACGGCCCGATCCTCGTCCATGTCGTGACGCAGAAGGGCAAGGGTTATGCCCCCGCCGAAGCCAGCGCCGACAAATATCACGGCGTGGTCAAGTTCGATCCGGTCACGGGCCAGCAGGCCAAGGCCCCGGCCAATGCGCCGAGCTACACCGCCGTCTTCGGCAACGCGCTGATCAAGGCCGCGCGCGAGGACGACAAGATCGTCGCCGTGACCGCCGCCATGCCTTCGGGCACCGGGCTCGACGCCTTCGCCAAGGAATTCCCGGGCCGGACCTTCGATGTCGGCATCGCCGAGCAGCATGCGGTGACCTTCGCAGCCGGGCTCGCCACGGAAGGCTACAAGCCGTTCTGCGCGATCTACTCGACCTTCCTGCAGCGCGCCTATGACCAGGTCGTGCATGACGTCGCGATCCAGAAGCTGCCGGTTCGCTTCGCGCTCGACCGTGCTGGCCTCGTCGGCGCGGATGGCGCGACCCATGCGGGCGCTTTCGACATCGCCTATCTCGCCTGCCTGCCCGACATGGTGGTGATGGCTGCCGCGGATGAGGCCGAACTGACTCATATGGTCGCGACAGCGGCCGCCTTCGACGAAGGCCCGATCGCCCTGCGCTATCCGCGCGGCGAGGGCGTCGGCGTCGAGATCCCGCAGATCGGCGTACCCTTGGAGATCGGCCGCGGCCGCGTGGTGCGCGAGGGTACACGCGTCGCGCTGCTCTCGCTCGGCACAAGGCTGGCGGAATGCCTGATGGCGGCCGAGCAGCTCGGCCAGCGCGGGCTTTCGACCAGCGTCGTCGATGCGCGCTTCGCAAAGCCGCTCGACGAGGCGCTGATCCTGCGGCTCGCCCGCGAGCACGAGATCCTGGTCACGGTCGAGGAAGGCTCGATCGGCGGCTTCGGCAGCCATGTGCTGCATCTCTTGGCGCGCAACGGCATGCTCGATGGCGGGCTCAAGGTCCGGACCCTGACCCTGCCCGACATTTTCCAGGACCAGGACAAGCCCGAGGCGATGTACGCCCAGGCCGGGCTCGACGCGGCGGGCATCGTGCGCACCGTAGAAGGCGCGCTCGGCGTCCCGAGCGCGATCAAGCGTGCCTGA